A genomic window from Erpetoichthys calabaricus chromosome 17, fErpCal1.3, whole genome shotgun sequence includes:
- the cxcr3.2 gene encoding C-X-C chemokine receptor type 3-2, producing the protein MSHTEEYDFDADYYNSSYPDEETDAAPCLQDEAFQFNRSYTPIMYTIVFLVGLVGNILVFLVVCRYKRRSFSLTDTFLLNLTVADLLLVLTLPFNSVQSTIGWVFGNSFCKITEGIFAVNLYSCNLFLACISFDRYLAIVHVVHLSWRRCSLHTYLACAVIWVSCIIFSSVNLYYGQVIEIDGVLTCTNNYSHLNADQWRVGLQMLNVLLGFSLPLLVMLYCYIMIFRSLCNTTRRQKQKSLKVIVSIIAAFIICWAPYNIFSFIDSLVRMEAIKRECKLEKILDIGIMVTKSLGLIHCCLNPLLYAFVGVKFRKELVRLFKSLCKLEFPRRTLSMERFRNSRRKTGSSSISSDSEMSHTAYSVMF; encoded by the exons ATGAGCCACACCGAGGAGTATGATTTC GATGCTGATTATTATAATTCCTCATAcccagatgaagaaactgatgCAGCACCATGTCTTCAGGATGAAGCCTTCCAGTTCAACCGTTCATATACCCCCATCATGTACACAATTGTCTTCTTGGTTGGCCTGGTGGGAAACATTCTCGTTTTCTTGGTGGTATGCCGATACAAGAGGCGTAGCTTCTCTCTGACTGACACCTTTCTACTGAACCTAACTGTGGCTGACCTCCTGCTGGTTCTTACCCTCCCATTTAATTCTGTGCAGTCCACCATTGGATGGGTTTTTGGAAACTCATTTTGCAAAATCACAGAAGGCATCTTTGCAGTTAATTTGTATAGCTGTAACCTCTTCCTCGCCTGTATCAGTTTTGACCGCTATCTAGCTATTGTCCATGTTGTGCACCTGTCCTGGAGACGATGCTCGCTACACACCTACCTAGCCTGTGCTGTGATCTGGGTTAGTTGCATCATTTTTTCAAGCGTGAATTTGTACTACGGTCAAGTTATTGAAATCGACGGGGTGCTGACTTGCACCAATAACTATAGTCACCTGAATGCTGACCAGTGGCGAGTAGGCCTGCAAATGCTTAATGttctgttaggtttttctttgcctttactGGTCATGCTTTACTGCTACATCATGATCTTCCGCTCTCTGTGCAACACCACTCGtcgacaaaaacagaaatccctcaAGGTCATTGTTTCTATAATTGCAGCCTTCATTATTTGCTGGGCCCCCTACAACATTTTCTCATTTATCGACAGCCTTGTACGGATGGAGGCTATCAAGCGTGAATGCAAACTGGAAAAGATTTTGGATATTGGCATTATGGTGACAAAGAGTTTAGGGCTCATACATTGTTGCCTTAACCCCctgctgtatgcatttgttgGAGTGAAGTTCAGAAAGGAACTGGTGAGGCTATTTAAGAGCCTATGCAAACTGGAATTCCCAAGAAGGACACTTAGTATGGAGAGATTTCGAAACAGCAGAAGAAAAACTGGCTCCTCATCCATCAGCTCAGACAGTGAAATGTCTCACACTGCCTATTCTGTCATGTTCTGA